Part of the Sphaerodactylus townsendi isolate TG3544 linkage group LG10, MPM_Stown_v2.3, whole genome shotgun sequence genome is shown below.
CTCGTTATTCTGGTTCCGCACCTTCAGTTTCCGCGCACAATATTCATGTGCGACACAGGTAGCTGTGTactttttgatgccccccccccatggtttgtGATTTACCTGCATTGTTAACTATTAGTCAAACGCAGCCCCCCAGCTATGCCCAGCAATTCACCAGGATCTCAgatactttatttatggtcaatgaccaacaataaaaaataatagtGGCAACTGGTGTATAAAGGAATAAAATACAAACAATCATACCTTTGTCgtcataaaattaattaaaatgaataagTTTGATTCAGATCTTAAAATCATAACATTTACAAAAGAGAGCACTCGCTAAGACTTTCACCACAtatgtttttttcctcattttcaCACATAGgggttttttcctgcctgcttgcccaaagggggggggggggacaccctcaATCATGACAGCGGCTTACAGAATTTAATGGTTTCCACTTTTACTACTGTGATATTATGCCAATCCAGCATTAATGCACCCGTAGAAATATTTGCAGCAAACAACTCAGCACGGTGGCCGTCTTCCCATAAATCTCAGGACTCTAATTTGATATCTGGGAGCCGAGACTGAACAGTACCCAGTTCCGACCTCCAGAACTAGCTCTGTTCACTCTCCGATTGGCGCTAATATCCCTCCACTCGCCCAAGGGAGTTGTTGACAGTTTTAAAGGATGGTACCCCACAAGCACTCTGGAAGCAGATGCTGAATAATATCATTGTAGTGGGGAACGCTGGCGCTGCTCATCAATCTTGCAGTTTGTTTTCCCATTGTTCCTTTTCTCACAGAGACATCGTTTGTTCTCTTGTGGAAGAGCAGGGCTCGCTTCCTTGCCTCCGTTTCTTTATGCTACTCTGGTTTTCAGCTACTCTGGGCACGTAATAGGTGGCGATATGGACTGCTTAATAGCACTGAAGCACAGGCGGCAGAACTGACATCGATATTTAGAATcatggtatctaatctggaggaaccgggtttgattccccgctctgccgcctgagctgtggaggcttatctggggaattcagattagcctgggcactcccacacacgacagctgggtgaccttgggctcatcacagcttctcggagctctctcagccccacctacctcacagggtggttttgttgtgaggaagggcaaaggagagttagtaagcccctttgagtctcctacaggagagaaaggggggatataaatccaaactcttcttcttcttcttctaatggactGAATGAAAGCAACTGATTTGCTAGGGAAATCTGAACAGGCTAGTTGTCACACTAAATgccacataattttaaaaaaacctgacaggATGAAAGAGTGCTTTGTTTGAATGTTCTGCTGTTTACACTAATAGAATAATAGCCCAGTGTGATCACTTACCATACAAGCAGCCTGAACGGCCTCCGATACATTGCCTGCGTTGGGCTCGCACCAGAAAACGTGGCACTCGAAATGTTGGTTCCCAGTATCCATGATGAAGGCAAAGGTGTGGATatctttccccactcccatgaAGGACAAGAAGCGGACACGACATTCCACTACAACTTCCTCTTCATTCTAGTTTGGCAAGAAGAGCACAGGATACCGCTCTTTAGTTTTAGAGCTGCGGTTTagtagtttgggagctgaagcaCTGATTAATTGACTGGCCTCAATCGTGCACCAAAGGAGGCAACCTCAAGCAACTTTTCAAAGTACAGAGAGAAGAAACTGGCACCCAACCACCAAAGGCTGGAAGGGTACATAGGAActctgcagaaggccattgttttcacatcctgcatgtgagctcccaaaggcacctggtgggccactgtgagtagcagagtgctggactaggtggactgtggtctgatccagctggcttgttcttatgttcttatgttctaactcgGCTTTATGTGTGAAAGAAATAATCTGCAAGAACTCTGCTTCCCAAGCAGCACAATGGGAAATGTTCCTTCTATTAACTGATAAAGGCACTTAGTCCTAAGgtttttggttctgcaacccaactgTGATGATAATTAattttgttacttttaaaaagacaatatgAGGCATACATGAATAAATGGGAAATGAATCCATATGTCGATTGCTAAATCTGTTCTGACATTGCATATGGCGAATAAAAAGAAAGTTTTGTGAAAAATAAATCACGGAGACGTTCCTCTCTACCACCCTCTCTAGTGGATTGCTGAGCCTTCTGCTCAAACAGAATCGCATGCCTGCCCTACACCTTGTTTTTCCATGAGGATATCCATCTGCCTGTTGAGGTAAACACTTCATGAATCTGATAATAGGGATTCTTGTGGCTACAGCAGACTAAGATGAATTCAATATAAATGAGGGGCTAGATCCAAACAGATTTTCCACTCATGAAATAAGGAGAAAGGGTTCCTCtttagacacccccccccccccaaaaaaaagcttaTGAAAAGATCATAGCATCTGCATGAAAACAACCGGCTAGATCCCATCTGAACCATTTATAATTTCATAGAATCCAAGTGGTGCCTTACCCTTTCGCTGATGACTGTCACGGTAGCATCAGCAACGTTCATGGTGACTGGCATCCAGTCCTCTCTGCTAGAGGAATCAGTTAGGCTTTCTATAGCATTATTCAGGGTGTCCATACCTGTAATTACAGAGGAAGAGAGGCATCAGGGTCACTATAAGAGAGTCACGGAGTTACAGCTGACTGAATACGGCACTTTGGTTCAAACCCTTATGAAGCAGGTGCGCTGGCTGAGACTGAATCATAAGCTCACTAAATGAAACTGGGTCAATCTAGCTCTGTTTCCATGTATACCTCCCTCCATGTGTGTACATCTGTTTGAAAAAAAGAGCCAAGGTATGATCACTTTATAGGAAACTGGAGAGCAGTATCAGGATAAATGTGGTATTTAAATCACAACGTTGGCTGTAACGTGAGAATTGCTTgatgcagtggcgtactgctaatgagGACACATGGGGTATCTGGGCGCCCCCTCACATGACAAAATGACGTGTGCCCAAGCCACCTGCCCcagcgccctgcccccctcccagcctcactGCAGgtcggcttctgccctccccaggccctgggaagagcaggagccGTTCTGCAGGGGGAGCGGGGCTCCGCGGTGGCGGCCTACCCTCCTGGGCTCCCCGCAGGCCAGCTTCGGCCCTCCCCAGAGCCCCGCCCTCCCCGCTGGATCTGGGGCAAGGAGAcggtcatgcccccgggcgccatttaggcccaaTACACCACTGGCTTGATGCATGTATAAACAAAAAGGTATGCATATGCTGTGCACAGATTTTTATCTGTGTTCACTGTAATTTGCGAACAGGATTAAGTCTGAGCAACCTGCAACACAGGGCTGTCGGTAAAGAGATGGGTAACATTCCTCGGCACCACAAATAAACTACCCTAGAGTTTGCAATGGGATGGACTGTTGCATTTgaacatttctctccccccccccccccactcctggtcCCATCATGTGACTGAAGTTGAAAGGAAAAAACCAAGGCTATGAATCTACACTTGAAAAGAAACTTCAACCGCTGAATTTGGCAGGTGCAACAAATTGgaattcacctccccccccccccaatgcacaaACTCACTGATACCTGAACAGAGTCTTAGAGAAATGGCAGGAATAACATAAATAATGATAATATGAACatggaaagagaagaaagcagtTGCTTTTATTTGAAAACGGAACACTTCAAAATGAGGCTGGAATGAACATGGTTGCTAGATCCATTCTTTTTCTGCCATGAAAGCAAAAAAGCCCAGTGGTCCCTTAAATTCATGAGTCATACACCCGCCCACCAgctctggctcacaaaagctcatatttgAATCAATGCTGTCAATCTGCATGGTGGCCCTGGACTCCTGCTGCGTTCTGCCGAGACAGACCAAACGGCTACCTTTCTAAAATTATCTCCTTCTGCTCCTGTCTGCTTTGCTGTGGAAGCACCTGGCGTGCCAGCTTGTTTGTCCACGGCCACTCCGCTGATCAACCTGGGACATTCCTGCTTTGAGAGCGCACTTATTTCAGACAGGCAGCCTGGCAAACCCTGGACATGGTTGCCTTAGGAACACTGGCCAGGCTCCAATGAGCGACTTTAGGTGTGTGCAAAGGTCAGGCCAGTGGGATTTTCCGCAGCTTGGGCTCCAGGCTGTTCCTGATTTGCCTCGTGGGAGGGATGGCAAGCAGCTCCTTTCCAGCTGGTGGGCCAGCTGTGCCCTTTCCAAGAACGATGAGATCTGGACATTGTCTCAGTAGggtccagattagattattgaaATGGTTTCTGCCCAGAGCTGTCTTTTAAGACAACCGGGAAACTTTAGCTAGGCCAAAATGCAGCTAATAAATGGAGGCCACacagttgtttattattattattattattattattattattattattattattattattattattattattattattattattattattaattcgatttgataaaccgccctacccccgaagggctcagggcggtgtacaatagcaaatgacaagacaataaaacaaattgaatagccccaattaaaaacaatacaaaaccttaaaactgtagcagcagtaacctaccaaaaaatgaataataataataaaaggcgtctggcatcaaaccccagtggacaaaccctgggagggagggggtaggcagatggtcaagtATATAGCCACTGTGCAGGGCAACAAAAGAGGAGTGGGCtcagcggccagcccctccaaaagcccggtggaacaacacagttttgcaggccctgcggaactcttcaaggtcccgcagggccctaactgctggaggaagagcgttccaccaaacAGGGgtcagggcagtaaatgccctggcccgcgtggaggccagccgcatcatggaggggccggggaccaccagcagatttgcctctgctgagcggaGGACAcaactcgggacatatggggtgagacggtcccgtaggtatgaccGTAGGTCATTAACCTACCAGTTAATGATCTAGACTATGTCATCTTCACTAGCTTGTTTCCTACCCCAGTTCAAGGTGCTTTAAAGACCTCTACAGTCTGAGGCTGTAATTCCTGATGGGCAGAGTCTTTGTATTACTTCATCCCCACAATCTGGCCTTGCCCTCTGAGGTACAATGAACAATTACATGAGGCAGAGTGTTTCCTTTTGTACCACACACACAGTTAAATTTCTGATAAGACCTCCCTtttatcatccccccccccccccacacacacacacacttccacttTTCATCCAAGGAGCACAGAGTGAGGTACATGTTaccccctctcttccattttaaatCTCCCAACAACCCCCATAAGATCAGTTACGGCAGGGGAGAGCAGCTTGGGGCGAGGTCACCTTCAGTTTTGTGGCAGAGCGCTGCATGATTGGGTTTCAGATGATCAGTTAAAAATTCTGTCCTTGATGTTATTGCCTTAACAACCTCTTTTTCGAAttccccttttcttctcctttactGTTTGTCAGTTGTCACAGTTTTTAGTGATTTTGTTAGGCAGTCGTTAACTGCCTTGTAGGTCCTTgacagaagaagagtctggatttataccctctctttctctcctgtaaggagtctcaagacacctcgaactcctttcccccccttctccccacaacagaccccttgtgatgtagctgaggctgagagagttttgagagaac
Proteins encoded:
- the LOC125440220 gene encoding amyloid beta precursor protein binding family B member 2-like, coding for MAERKNAKAVACSSLPEWTNGTLDVPLQVDFPTPKTELVQKFHVQYLGMLPVAKPVGMDTLNNAIESLTDSSSREDWMPVTMNVADATVTVISERNEEEVVVECRVRFLSFMGVGKDIHTFAFIMDTGNQHFECHVFWCEPNAGNVSEAVQAACMLRYQKCLVARPPFREKVRHSLQTQ